In one Leishmania major strain Friedlin complete genome, chromosome 21 genomic region, the following are encoded:
- a CDS encoding putative Qb-SNARE protein: MLASDPFNDSVKELREVVVRAKLIEQQLTQKGVISPSSVAELRDAKETAEELLHFLKEMLRVVDERGGKVQGKVFSANEIMERQNIVRSLEGDVGEARSFYEKIAASAAQRQRVAEAAVGSPSESCGVAADGFISAQAFAQREEEKVQDEVLDRLTFGLRELRETGLHIHEELDTQEVMLDNVDRDISGVQVRLRAANAKVDKLLASLSNKGKVCTIAVLIFVLVFLAFFGFG, translated from the coding sequence ATGCTTGCCAGCGACCCGTTCAATGACTCCGTAAAGGAGCTGCGAGAGGTTGTGGTGCGAGCGAAGCTCATTGAGCAACAGTTGACGCAGAAGGGCGTAATCTCTCCGTCGAGTGTGGCAGAGCTTCGCGATGCCAAAGAGACCGCGGAGGAACTGCTGCATTTCCTGAAAGAAATGCTccgtgtcgtcgacgagcgCGGTGGCAAGGTGCAGGGAAAGGTGTTTTCTGCGAACGAAATTATGGAGCGACAGAATATTGTGCGTAGTCTTGAAGGGGATGTGGGGGAAGCTCGCAGTTTCTACGAAAAAATTGCGGCATCTGCCGCGCAGAGGCAACGAGTAGCAGAAGCGGCTGTAGGTAGTCCCAGTGAGAGCTGCGGCGTTGCGGCGGACGGGTTTATATCTGCGCAGGCGTTTGCTCAGCGTGAGGAGGAAAAAGTTCAGGATGAAGTGCTGGATCGACTCACCTTTGGACTGCGCGAATTGCGCGAAACAGGCCTCCACATTCACGAAGAGTTGGACACGCAGGAGGTCATGCTCGACAACGTTGATCGCGACATCTCAGGCGTccaggtgcggctgcgcgccgcAAATGCAAAGGTTGACAAGCTCCTTGCAAGCCTGTCGAACAAGGGCAAGGTATGCACCATTGCCGTGCTCATTTTCGTTCTCGTTTTCCTCGCATTCTTTGGCTTTGGCTGA
- a CDS encoding putative calpain, which yields MGTTQSPHAYPGTCTHTHTHTESEPFPAMPSNAELYIYYCRRSACHPNSAVKRYLDDTASSPLEVVDVSANYLGLRGLIPVLDLVKNTKTVHTLDLSNNTMELEHVEHLAYCLALHPCMRTVRLCNDGLHDGHVDALLQLLGENASIEHVSIEGNNLTVASVQAIARALEKSKAVRAQRRREEEEHDSYLKSHTPRARLSFQARLSDHISAGESGGYIHYATWWRNPQYSVKLSRSSRVSFVLECAHAEAANQVGMLLMRHDGVHRVVEILADTLVVESSIEDQRCTMEAHLRMDEAYVVMPFSFNVGRAVDFTLAATLRNDHAAQEEGWITVERLNARYDWCMRTVEAAWTSDNAGGGPDCPSWRRNDMYHLTCANTAAAPGQQQPPSFMATVHVLLMKEADPYENDSRAIGLDVVTYDVHNATAPPLLCTPEVVRASHSHQRKTFISLQFSMPVAELDVFVVPSTAEAGQTGTYSITVFSSVSVDFTRSAFPHGWRYRTVTGHWDADCCGGCRQLYQSWKNNPATEVCVEDAAKSLVACVEVHAAEATTAAQNAEKQMATAAAQETPVAMERKTELEELRQRHRSSKREVCVAVVSCSPPSYAELAVSALSEKSAMAVANDIQQPVFVVPMLRHAAETGAYTLELFSSSSFVVCGATQSLAVRQREAQLAAYSAENGRRAAQQNAEQQSCRGGADMPALREERRAILDRLYATDLPFVDRDFPRGTSSLFLDPADAPPLNFPAVTEWRRASQLKVSLHARGGDATFMSPPSPYGPRHWFASVLNSVAAKPGWLSRVFVDYFREAGFAQFAFYKQNDWVGVTVDDYLLVDNQGALVYGHGAAADDALFPLAEKAYAKLHRCYEAMELKVCPQQSLLELLRQGLMDVSGGYCSTMRVRPTDGSELPENEREALWRQLKAGVSRSVLCALMLDSRSTGARERSRAGLLPDRLYGVMDARFVEQQRVVKVRNFDSRNDADTTWRGKWADKSSLWTETLLEVLQYRPDEDAMWMHFDEVLYYYTHLLVTEVCAHTATVSGSFAESTANDPDDADLSLRNPQYALTVTRTSATAADTTPIEVHVGVHRRDPRLDITRDKHTTATFKTAIGFAVLGTEDNCRRVCRITDKQLLQLVTPNRQRDAYCTLQLTAEALCSQRITVMPFCEHTCDPDALYCISARCSGPATVSIAHVTPNATTTVAGQWDSNAGAPDSPLWRNNPQFFLSPVEAMEVTITLRTAHPTSGVRGFTVHNTQRCSSFLTFEPATVVASAAADAVGVVPTCVVRLAGMRERRGMPYVVVPYSSGGAEDFSVEVTANRSVQLRPIDPRLDWHRVRQNVSISAEKGNAGGSLAFPSWRFNTQMALTFPVEREGRLFISARRFRSADPRVKVGMVLMRSGRTVNGGYRRLLAYAEADIVARSSERAGGEATLATEVSLPAGRGALVLLVHADQPYKEAEVELSVYSAATVEMQPVVEWTKVLWEEGSWELGTTAGGSRTHFANWINNPFYGLSVIRSTEVVVLLVQYPRDREHPKVRRYGQKKAFLPPPIEFKGRCTAIELSIVKYDKDLSEVASVNAGTAAEAYLVTELLPDQPYLLVPCTSEPQHDGDFKLFVFADHPIDLFEAEKPRLPYV from the coding sequence ATGGGCACAACACAGTCGCCACACGCATACCCCggtacatgcacacacacacacacacatacagagagcGAACCGTTCCCAGCAATGCCGTCCAATGCTGAGCTCTATATATACTACTGTCGGCGCTCTGCATGTCACCCCAATAGCGCGGTGAAGCGCTACCTCGACGACACAGCCAGCAGCCCGCTCGAGGTAGTGGATGTCTCGGCGAACTACTTGGGCTTGCGCGGCCTCATTCCTGTCTTGGACCTCGTAAAGAACACCAAGACAGTGCACACGTTGGATTTGAGCAACAACACGATGGAGCTGGAGCATGTGGAGCACCTGGCGTACtgcctcgccctccaccCCTGCATGCGGACGGTGCGCCTGTGCAACGACGGGTTGCATGACGGCCACgtcgacgcgctgctgcagctgctggggGAAAACGCGTCCATTGAGCACGTTTCTATAGAGGGCAACAACTTGACGGTGGCTTCGGTGCAGGCTATTGCACGGGCGCTAGAAAAGAGCAAGGCGGTGcgggcgcagcgccgccgcgaggaggaggagcacgacTCCTATCTGAAGAGTCACACGCCCCGCGCGCGTCTATCCTTTCAAGCGCGCCTCTCCGACCACATATCGGCCGGAGAGTCCGGCGGCTACATCCACTACGCGACATGGTGGAGGAACCCGCAGTACAGCGTGAAGCTCTCTCGCTCGTCGCGCGTGTCGTTTGTGCTGGAGTGCGCCCATGCCGAGGCCGCCAATCAGGTAGGAATGCTTCTGATGCGTCACGACGGCGTGCACCGCGTTGTCGAAATCCTAGCAGATACCCTTGTTGTGGAAAGCTCCATCGAAGATCAGCGGTGCACTATGGAGGCCCACCTTCGCATGGATGAGGCATACGTTGTGATGCCCTTCTCCTTTAACGTGGGCCGCGCCGTGGACTTTACGCTGGCCGCCACCCTTCGCAACGACCACgccgcgcaggaggagggctGGATCACGGTAGAGCGTCTCAATGCGCGGTACGACTGGTGCATGCGAACGGTGGAAGCAGCCTGGACGAGCGACAACGCCGGCGGAGGCCCTGACTGCCCTTCCTGGCGGCGCAACGACATGTACCACCTCACGTGCGcgaacaccgccgccgctccggggcagcagcagccaccgtcCTTCATGGCCACAGTGCACGTACTGCTCATGAAGGAGGCTGATCCGTACGAGAACGATAGTCGGGCAATTGGGTTGGACGTGGTCACCTACGACGTCCACAACGCGActgccccgccgctgctATGTACCCCCGAAGTCGTGCGCGCGTCCCACTCTCACCAGCGGAAAACCTTTATTTCGCTGCAGTTCAGCATGCCTGTCGCAGAGCTGGACGTGTTCGTTGTTCCGAGTacggcggaggcggggcAGACGGGGACGTATAGCATCACCGTTTTCAGCTCGGTGTCAGTCGACTTCACGAGGTCGGCGTTCCCGCACGGGTGGCGCTATCGCACCGTGACTGGCCACTGGGATGCCGACTGCTGTGGTGGGTGTCGTCAGCTGTATCAGTCGTGGAAGAACAACCCTGCCACGGAGGTGTGCGTCGAGGATGCCGCGAAGTCTCTCGTGGCATGCGTTGAGGTGCACGCTGCGGAAgcaacgacggcggcgcagaatGCGGAGAAGCAGATGGCTACTGCAGCCGCCCAAGAAACACCGGTGGCGATGGAAAGGAAGACAGAGCTGGAGGAGTTGCGTCAACGTCACCGCAGCTCGAAGCGAGAAGTCTGCGTCGCCGTGGTGAGCTGCAGCCCGCCGTCGTACGCCGAGTTGGCCGTGTCGGCGCTGTCGGAAAAGTCAGCGATGGCGGTAGCCAACGATATTCAGCAGCCCGTCTTTGTCGTACCAATGctccgccacgccgccgagACGGGCGCCTACACTCTGGagctcttctcctcttcttcctttgtCGTCTGCGGGGCAACACAGTCGCTCGCCGTACGACAGCGAGAGGCACAGCTGGCCGCCTACTCCGCCGAAAAcgggcggcgcgcggcacaGCAAAACGCAGAGCAGCAATCttgtcgcggtggcgccgacaTGCCCGCCCTGCGTGAGGAGAGACGGGCCATATTGGACAGGCTCTACGCGACTGACCTGCCGTTTGTCGACCGCGACTTTCCGCGCGGCACATCGTCCCTGTTTCTGGACCCGGCTGATGCCCCGCCGCTAAACTTTCCTGCGGTGACGGAGTGGAGGCGCGCGTCGCAGCTGAAGGTCTCGCTCCACGCGCGTGGAGGCGACGCGACCTTCATGAGTCCGCCCTCGCCCTACGGCCCCCGCCACTGGTTCGCCTCGGTGCTGAACTCGGTGGCAGCCAAGCCAGGATGGCTATCTCGCGTCTTTGTGGACTACTTCAGGGAGGCCGGGTTTGCGCAGTTTGCCTTCTACAAACAGAACGACTGGGTCGGTGTGACGGTGGACGACTACCTGCTCGTGGACAACCAAGGCGCGCTGGTTTACggccacggcgccgctgccgacgacgcgCTCTTTCCGTTGGCCGAAAAGGCGTACGCGAAGCTCCATCGGTGCTACGAGGCGATGGAGCTGAAGGTGTGCCCACAGCAGTCGCTGCTGGAGTTGCTGCGCCAGGGGCTCATGGACGTGTCAGGAGGCTACTGCTCCACGATGCGAGTGAGGCCCACAGACGGCTCCGAACTGCCAGAGAACGAGCGGGAGGCGCTTTGGCGCCAGCTCAAAGCCGGTGTAAGCCGCTCAGTGCTCTGCGCTTTGATGCTGGACAgtcgcagcaccggcgcacgGGAGCGCTCGCGTGCTGGTCTTCTGCCCGATCGTCTCTACGGTGTCATGGACGCCCGCTTTgtagagcagcagcgagtggTGAAGGTCCGCAATTTCGACTCTCGCAATGACGCCGACACGACGTGGCGGGGGAAGTGGGCGGACAAGAGTTCGCTCTGGACGGAGACGCTGCTTGAGGTACTTCAGTACCGCCctgacgaggacgccatGTGGATGCACTTCGACGAGGTGCTCTACTACTACACGCACTTGCTCGTGACAGaggtgtgcgcacacacggccACCGTCTCCGGCAGCTTCGCCGAGTCCACCGCCAACGACCCCGACGATGCCGATCTTTCGCTGCGTAACCCACAGTACGCACTCACGGTGACGCGAACAtctgcaacggcggcggaCACGACGCCAATCGAGGTGCATGTTGgggtgcaccgccgcgatCCTCGCCTCGATATCACGCGCGACAAGCACACCACTGCCACGTTCAAAACGGCGATCGGCTTTGCTGTGCTAGGGACGGAAGACAACTGCCGGCGCGTCTGCCGCATCACAGacaagcagctgctgcagcttgtCACCCCGAACCGGCAGCGCGACGCCTACTGCACGCTACAACTCACTGCCGAGGCGCTCTGCTCGCAGCGCATTACTGTCATGCCGTTCTGCGAGCACACTTGCGACCCCGACGCGCTCTACTGCATCTCtgcgaggtgcagcggccCCGCCACGGTGAGCATCGCGCACGTCACCCCCaacgccaccaccacggtgGCAGGGCAATGGGACTCAAATGCCGGCGCCCCTGACTCGCCGCTCTGGCGCAACAACCCGCAgttctttctctctcctgtgGAAGCGATGGAGGTGACAATAACGCTGCGCACGGCCCATCCGACATCCGGCGTGCGCGGCTTCACTGTCCACAAtacgcagcggtgcagcagcttccTTACCTTTGAACCCGCCACAGTTGTggcgagcgccgctgcagatgcGGTAGGGGTGGTGCCGACGTGCGTGGTGCGTCTGGCCGGCATGAGGGAAAGGCGTGGAATGCCATATGTGGTGGTGCCGTACTCCTCCGGCGGAGCCGAGGACTTTAGTGTGGAGGTGACTGCCAATCGTTCAGTGCAGCTCCGGCCGATTGACCCGCGACTCGACTGGCATAGGGTTCGACAGAACGTGTCGATCAGCGCTGAGAAAGGCAACGCTGGCGGCAGTCTCGCATTTCCGTCGTGGCGTTTCAACACTCAGATGGCGCTCACGTTCCCCGTGGAGCGCGAGGGCCGTCTTTTCATATCTGCCCGGCGCTTCCGCTCCGCCGACCCACGCGTGAAGGTGGGCATGGTGCTGATGCGATCCGGTCGCACCGTGAACGGCGGCTAccgccgccttctcgctTACGCAGAAGCGGACATCGTCGCGCGGTCATCGGAAAGGGCCGGCGGAGAGGCTACTCTGGCCACGGAGGTGAGCCTTCCAGCCGGGCGAggggcgctggtgctgttgGTCCACGCAGACCAGCCGTACAAGGAGGCCGAGGTAGAGCTGAGCGTTTACTCGGCAGCCACCGTGGAGATGCAACCAGTGGTGGAGTGGACGAAGGTGCTGTGGGAGGAAGGAAGTTGGGAGCTTGGTACCACCGCCGGCGGAAGCCGTACCCACTTCGCGAACTGGATCAACAACCCCTTCTACGGCCTCTCGGTAATTCGCAGTACCGAAgttgtcgtcctcctcgtgcagtACCCCCGCGACCGCGAGCACCCCAAGGTGCGGCGGTACGGTCAGAAGAAGGCGTTTCTGCCGCCCCCGATAGAGTTCAAGGGGCGATGCACCGCCATCGAGCTGAGTATCGTCAAGTACGACAAGGACCTCTCAGAGGTGGCAAGCGTGAATGCGGGaaccgcggcggaggcgtaCCTGGTAACGGAGCTGCTGCCTGATCAGCCGTACCTCCTCGTGCCGTGTACCAGCGAGCCGCAGCACGACGGGGACTTCAAACTCTTCGTCTTTGCCGATCACCCCATTGATCTCTTTGAGGCCGAgaagccgcggctgccgtaCGTCTAG
- a CDS encoding DNA topoisomerase 1A, with translation MLRRSVRALEKLVIVESPNKVIKVEGLLSDPKVIPDWSFNNSKLRAISTGAEKAIAMATTGHFMSLKELTWSPQSSSPASGVTAADFPANGLLVSFSLEWELIPGRRIQDTVSHYIEEKADNLTEIIVATDPDREGELIAVHAQNLIRRMFPQLNAPFTRAYMHSITADGIRRAMEERHEAFDYNLANAAEARHAMDRIFGFLGSSVVRYANPQMRSIGRVQTPALILINDREDKIKSYLESHASTFEIQVVCYFTSKHHQRFSQVVKVTPARKGGAAPVDWSDKATVKQRCEQWALSSATHFSVSPGAKPQETVTPPPKPFTMATLIARANRQLHYSSDMVSSCLQDLFQMGYITYPRTDSTRIDESILPSIYAAVRREHGKRLLQEQDGPSKAGVRRSTAQKEAADANVEDAHEAIRPTNIDTTVEELGAVSAPMKHIYDLVRRNTMAVHMIPMKTERIVVLVACKAANGEEVEFELQGKHVVEPGWSAAFHGSKGTATPVTETDQDVEAVEDGGVVVPSISDDEFKAIMDIAAQRGGGTGVQKGSMQLESAQVAENRPSPPLPFSEGGLIEQLKNNGVGRPSTYPMIVKTLLARNYITVNKGRCETTPVGRMLVDTSRATFPSIVDIGFTSAFEKKLDRIAKPRSTKELALPPNVSDADYVLSSFISNFLNYVTEATKAQRVAITTRSLALQQEKRAASNTPMSPTDFQANLEKETKRVLTQVPDLVDNMKSYRTFTALQNSLNDYLRRNFPPSAAAMAPASSSGTARSYGSSSSSSSSTKKKESYGATYRVDKKTPRHFRAKLKKAKK, from the coding sequence ATGttgcgccgcagcgtgcgtgcgttggaGAAACTGGTGATTGTCGAGTCGCCCAACAAGGTCATAAAGGTGGAGGGGCTCCTGAGCGACCCAAAGGTAATACCGGACTGGTCGTTCAACAATAGCAAGCTCCGTGCCATCAGCACTGGCGCGGAGAAGGCGATTGCTATGGCCACAACAGGGCACTTCATGTCTCTGAAGGAACTGACGTGGTCTCCGCAGTCGTCCAGCCCCGCTTCGGGCGTCACAGCAGCGGACTTCCCTGCCAACGGCCTTCTCGTCAGCTTCTCGCTTGAGTGGGAGCTGATCCCTGGGCGGCGCATTCAGGACACGGTATCGCACTACAtcgaggagaaggcggatAACCTGACGGAGATCATCGTCGCGACCGATCCCGATCGTGAGGGAGAGCTGATCgcggtgcacgcgcagaACCTGATTCGACGCATGTTCCCACAGCTCAACGCCCCTTTCACGCGTGCGTACATGCACAGCATCACCGCCGACGGAATCCGCCGCGCCATGGAGGAGCGGCACGAGGCGTTTGACTACAACCTCGCCAACGCTGCAGAGGCACGGCACGCAATGGACCGCATCTTTGGCTTTCTTGGGAGCTCAGTGGTACGCTACGCCAACCCGCAGATGCGCTCCATCGGGCGAGTGCAGACACCAGCGCTCATCCTGATCAACGACCGGGAGGACAAGATCAAGTCGTACCTTGAATCTCACGCCTCCACATTCGAGATTCAGGTAGTGTGCTATTTCACCTCCAAGCACCACCAGCGCTTCTCCCAAGTGGTGAAGgtgacgccggcgcgcaagggcggcgccgcgccggtggACTGGAGCGACAAGGCGACTGTCAAGCAGCGGTGCGAGCAGTGGGCGCTGAGCTCGGCCACCCACTTTAGCGTCTCGCCCGGCGCGAAGCCGCAGGAGACCGTGACACCTCCACCGAAGCCGTTTACGATGGCCACGCTCATCGCCAGGGCGAACCGGCAGCTGCACTACTCCAGCGATATGGTCAGCTCCTGCCTACAGGACCTGTTCCAGATGGGCTACATCACCTACCCGCGCACGGACAGCACCCGCATCGACGAGTCGATTCTACCCTCCATCTACGCGGCTGTGCGCAGGGAGCACGGTAAGCGCCTTCTGCAGGAGCAGGATGGTCCGTCTAAGGCAGGCGTGCGTCGCTCTACTGCACAGAAGGAAGCGGCGGACGCCAACGTCGAGGACGCGCATGAAGCGATCCGGCCCACCAACATCGACACTACCGTCGAGGAGCTTGGTGCTGTATCCGCGCCGATGAAGCACATTTACGACCTGGTGCGCCGCAACACGATGGCGGTTCACATGATCCCGATGAAGACGGAGCGGAttgtggtgctggtggcgtgCAAGGCTGCcaacggcgaggaggtggagtTTGAGCTGCAGGGCAAGCACGTCGTGGAGCCGGGCTGGTCAGCTGCCTTCCACGGTAGCAAAGGCACAGCGACGCCAGTGACAGAGACAGATCAGGATGTGGAGGCAGTGgaagacggcggcgtcgttgtGCCGAGCATCTCCGACGACGAGTTCAAGGCGATCATGGACATTGCTGCCCAGCGCGGAGGCGGAACAGGGGTCCAGAAAGGCAGCATGCAGCTGGAGTCGGCGCAAGTCGCGGAGAACCGACCGagcccaccgctgccgttctCGGAGGGTGGTTTGATTGAGCAGCTCAAGAACAACGGCGTGGGGCGGCCGAGCACGTACCCGATGATCGTTAAGACGCTACTCGCACGCAACTACATTACGGTCAACAAGGGACGGTGCGAGACCACCCCGGTAGGGCGCATGCTGGTGGACACCTCCCGAGCCACGTTCCCCTCCATCGTCGACATCGGCTTCACCTCCGCGTTTGAGAAGAAGCTTGACCGCATCGCAAAGCCGCGTAGCACGAAAGAgttggcgctgccgccgaacGTGTCGGATGCGGACTACGTGCTCTCATCTTTTATCTCCAACTTCTTGAACTACGTGACGGAAGCGACCAAGGCACAACGAGTCGCCATCACAACGCGTTCCTTGGCCTTGCAgcaggagaagagagcgGCGAGCAACACGCCGATGTCGCCGACAGACTTCCAGGCGAAcctggagaaggagacgaAGCGGGTGTTGACGCAGGTGCCAGACCTAGTGGATAACATGAAGAGCTACCGCACTTTCACGGCCCTCCAGAACAGTCTGAACGACTACCTGCGGCGCAACTTCCCGccctcggcagcagcgatggcacCTGCTTCATCCTCGGGAACCGCTCGCAGctacggcagcagcagcagcagcagcagttccacaaagaaaaaagagtCATACGGAGCGACCTACAGGGTGGACAAGAAGACGCCGCGTCACTTCCGTGCAAagctgaagaaggcgaagaagtaG